The Pseudomonas multiresinivorans DNA window GACGGCTGGCGGTGGAAAACCCCGGCCGGGAAATCCCCGTCGAGCGCCTGCCGCGACTCTTCGATCGCTTCTACCGCGCCGACCCGGCCCGCCGCGAAGGCCAGGGCGAACATGCCGGGTTGGGCTTGGCGATCTGCCGCTCCATCGTCCGGGCCCATGGTGGGGAGATTCGCTGCGAGTCGGCTGGTGGGTGGACGCGGTTCGTTATCGAGTTTCCGAACCTGTAGGAGCGAGGGGGACGCCCAGTCCTTGCTCGCGAACAGATTGACCGATAACTCCGGCGTTGAGCGGTTCGCGAGCAAGCTCGCTCCTACAAGATCAAGATCCCCAGCGGCCATGCACCCAATACCCCGAAAAAGGAAAAGGCCCCAACCGGGGCCTTTTCTCAATCATCGCAACGAGCCGCTCACTGCCGCATCCCGCGCCCACTCACCAGCAGACGCACGCAGAACACGTACAGCACCACCGTCGCCACCAGCATGAAGATCACCGCGGTGCCGATGCGGATGTCCGACACCCCGAGAATGCCATAGCGGAAGGCGTTGACCATGTGCAGGATCGGGTTGGCCAGCGACACGGTCTGCCAGAACGGCGGCAGCAGCGTGATCGAGTAGAACACCCCGCCCAGGTAGGTCAGCGGCGTCAGCACGAAGGTCGGGATGATCGAGATATCGTCGAAGTTGCGCGCGAACACAGCGTTGACGAAGCCGCCCATGGAGAAGATGGCTGCCGTCAGCACCACTACCAGCACGGTGATGCCGATGTGATGGATCTGCAGGTCAGTGAAGAACAGCGACAGGATCGTCACGATCACGCCCACCGCCAGCCCGCGCAGCACACCACCGCAGACGAAGCCGAGGAGGATGGTGTGCGGCGACACCGGCGACACCAGCAGCTCCTCGATGTTGCGCTGGAACTT harbors:
- a CDS encoding ABC transporter permease, translating into MSHELRANWVALNTIVYREVRRFLRIWPQTLLPPAITMVLYFVIFGNLIGRQIGDMGGFTYMQYIVPGLIMMSVITNSYGNVVSSFFGSKFQRNIEELLVSPVSPHTILLGFVCGGVLRGLAVGVIVTILSLFFTDLQIHHIGITVLVVVLTAAIFSMGGFVNAVFARNFDDISIIPTFVLTPLTYLGGVFYSITLLPPFWQTVSLANPILHMVNAFRYGILGVSDIRIGTAVIFMLVATVVLYVFCVRLLVSGRGMRQ